From the Candidatus Bathyarchaeota archaeon genome, one window contains:
- a CDS encoding phosphate uptake regulator PhoU, with protein MTKIAESLNVEQRKLQVTGGSTFILSLPKDWVTRNQLKKGSAMALREEDDGSLSILPSKFEKYEKQDEAFIRASQNDNSDGIIREAISAYLVGYNILHIKSQNKQPLSSKLRNHLKTFARHYLVGTEIVTDTPTDLTLQVLLNYPDLTVTSALSRMSIIAASMHREAILSLKNLDYAAAKAVIETDREVNRFSLYIVRLLKLAVLNSRVVKEIGLNNPRDCLGYRLIAKSVERTADHATKIAENVLLLKDPVSIELLEKIVQMSNLAVAMFENTMMALFKRDYKLAESVIEKTKEVHKLEKAAVLSFQNVEIEEIANLRLIIESVRRTAEYASDISEVVLNLNVESVLG; from the coding sequence TTGACAAAAATAGCCGAAAGCCTGAATGTTGAGCAACGGAAACTGCAAGTAACAGGCGGCTCCACCTTTATTTTGTCCCTGCCCAAAGACTGGGTCACCCGAAACCAGCTTAAAAAAGGCAGCGCCATGGCTCTTCGTGAAGAAGACGACGGCTCCCTTTCCATATTGCCTTCAAAATTTGAGAAATACGAAAAGCAAGACGAAGCTTTCATACGTGCTTCTCAAAACGACAACTCGGACGGAATAATACGAGAAGCCATATCTGCTTACCTAGTTGGCTACAACATACTTCATATAAAATCCCAAAATAAACAGCCTTTATCTTCAAAACTGCGCAACCACCTCAAAACCTTTGCTAGGCACTATTTGGTGGGCACTGAAATCGTAACTGATACACCTACTGATTTGACTTTGCAGGTGCTGCTTAATTATCCTGACCTCACCGTCACAAGCGCCCTAAGCCGCATGTCCATAATCGCCGCTTCCATGCACCGCGAAGCCATCTTATCCCTCAAAAACCTAGACTACGCCGCAGCTAAAGCCGTAATCGAAACTGACCGTGAAGTCAACCGCTTTAGCCTCTACATAGTGCGGCTGCTCAAACTGGCGGTCTTGAACTCACGCGTAGTCAAAGAAATAGGCTTAAACAACCCCCGCGACTGCCTAGGCTATAGGCTCATAGCCAAATCTGTTGAACGAACCGCTGACCACGCAACAAAAATAGCTGAAAACGTGCTGCTTCTAAAAGACCCCGTAAGCATAGAGCTTTTAGAAAAAATTGTTCAGATGAGCAACTTGGCGGTTGCCATGTTTGAGAACACGATGATGGCTCTGTTTAAACGAGATTACAAATTAGCTGAATCCGTGATAGAAAAGACAAAAGAAGTGCATAAACTAGAGAAAGCTGCAGTGCTTTCCTTCCAAAACGTCGAAATTGAAGAAATCGCTAATTTGCGTTTGATTATTGAGAGCGTGCGCAGAACCGCCGAGTACGCCAGCGACATCTCTGAGGTTGTGCTCAACTTAAACGTGGAATCCGTGCTGGGCTAA
- a CDS encoding diphthine--ammonia ligase, translating to MTNLSENIVVSWSGGKDSAMALYEVLKDSGIRVLALLGTFRQDDDRINIHGVRRVLVEQQAKALGLPLEKMLVRKGASDREYEKELLGILQKYKAQSVDKVLFGDIFLEDIRRFREESLHKVGMQGVFPLWKKDTGELARAFIEAGFKAVVTAVDSNVLGEEFVGKDFDEEFLEALPFGVDPCGENGEFHSFVYDGPIFKKAVEFTLAERVLRDNRFWNCDLMPLDNQGV from the coding sequence ATGACGAATTTGTCTGAAAACATTGTTGTTTCGTGGAGTGGAGGAAAAGATAGTGCCATGGCGCTTTATGAGGTTTTGAAGGATTCAGGCATCAGGGTTTTGGCGTTGTTGGGGACGTTTAGGCAAGATGATGACCGCATAAATATTCATGGTGTGCGGCGCGTGTTGGTTGAGCAGCAGGCGAAGGCGTTGGGGTTGCCGTTGGAGAAGATGCTTGTTAGGAAGGGCGCGTCGGATAGGGAGTACGAAAAAGAGCTGCTTGGGATTTTGCAAAAATACAAGGCGCAAAGCGTTGACAAGGTTTTGTTTGGAGATATTTTCCTAGAGGATATACGCAGGTTTCGTGAGGAGTCTTTGCACAAGGTTGGGATGCAGGGGGTTTTTCCGTTGTGGAAAAAAGATACAGGCGAGCTTGCGCGGGCGTTTATTGAGGCGGGGTTTAAGGCGGTGGTTACGGCTGTGGATTCAAATGTTTTGGGTGAGGAGTTTGTGGGTAAGGATTTTGATGAAGAGTTTTTGGAGGCGTTGCCTTTTGGTGTTGACCCCTGTGGCGAGAACGGCGAGTTCCACTCGTTTGTCTACGATGGACCCATATTCAAAAAGGCAGTTGAGTTCACTTTAGCCGAGAGGGTTTTGAGGGATAACCGTTTTTGGAACTGCGACCTAATGCCGTTGGATAACCAGGGGGTTTAG
- a CDS encoding acyltransferase, with protein MQDRGFSVPVDLVRAVAIVAVIVLHATNDATSFDPQAPFEVWRWWMVDVYQSMSRVGVPLFAMLSGVLLLSPGKEEEPLSVFFRKRWARIGLPFLFWGAIYFAWDFFSSPATFTPGFVIQGVLSGPYFHFWYLYMLIGLYLATPLLRILIAHASRKLIKYLLVVWLLGAVFVPLPALFGPYHLDVNVFVIPLWVGYFVLGLYLAKLQVRRAVLGVLLLLGLALTAVGTYFMAANYGGALTYFFQDYFSPTMILASAALFLLLNTTQKRPSQTRQPKTNWLLRKISENTLPIYLLHVIIIESLQRGYFGFTLSSNTLNSIIEVPLISIATLFICLAIILPLKQIPIIKKIIG; from the coding sequence GTGCAGGATAGAGGTTTTTCTGTTCCAGTGGATTTGGTTCGTGCAGTGGCTATTGTAGCGGTTATTGTGCTTCACGCAACAAACGATGCGACTTCGTTTGATCCGCAGGCGCCGTTTGAGGTTTGGCGTTGGTGGATGGTTGATGTTTATCAGTCTATGTCGCGGGTTGGGGTGCCGTTGTTTGCGATGCTAAGCGGCGTGCTTTTGCTTTCTCCAGGCAAAGAGGAGGAACCGCTAAGTGTGTTTTTCAGGAAACGTTGGGCACGTATCGGTTTGCCGTTTCTGTTTTGGGGAGCAATTTATTTTGCTTGGGATTTTTTTTCTAGCCCTGCAACGTTTACGCCAGGCTTTGTAATACAGGGTGTGCTTTCAGGTCCGTACTTTCACTTCTGGTACCTGTACATGCTAATTGGGCTCTACCTTGCCACGCCGCTTCTGCGCATACTAATAGCCCACGCAAGCCGCAAATTAATCAAGTACCTCTTGGTGGTGTGGCTTTTAGGAGCTGTTTTTGTCCCGCTTCCAGCGCTTTTTGGACCTTACCATTTAGACGTTAATGTTTTTGTAATTCCTTTGTGGGTGGGCTATTTTGTTTTGGGGCTGTATCTAGCAAAGTTGCAGGTGCGCCGCGCGGTCCTAGGGGTTTTGTTGCTTTTGGGGTTAGCGTTAACAGCTGTTGGCACGTATTTTATGGCGGCAAATTATGGAGGCGCATTAACCTACTTTTTCCAAGACTACTTTAGCCCAACAATGATTCTAGCCTCCGCTGCGCTCTTTTTGCTGCTCAACACAACCCAAAAACGCCCCAGCCAAACACGCCAACCCAAAACTAATTGGCTACTTAGAAAAATCAGCGAAAACACCCTACCCATATACCTGCTACACGTGATAATAATTGAGTCTCTGCAACGTGGCTATTTTGGCTTCACCCTTAGCAGCAACACATTAAACTCCATCATCGAAGTCCCCCTAATCTCCATAGCTACGCTCTTCATCTGCCTCGCCATCATCCTCCCCCTAAAACAAATACCCATCATAAAAAAAATAATCGGATAA
- a CDS encoding glycosyltransferase family 4 protein, which yields MKISVLVYEYPPKIVGGLGTYASEITRKFVLLDHDVAVFTMNDDEGTLPTREIWRGIEIYRPLHLDVSDSLPDVIAEDIRKWGRGIHFFSKLLVYNYLTAAKLVNELIKRDSITYDLVVAHDWLSVMGGITVKKEAGLPLAFHVHSTEYGRTMGTGSSVVSNIELRGGKMADVIVTVSHAMKDELVHLGFPKEKIQVAYNGVDPQKYDPKTVTKEQTRKIREFYGLTEDDLMILFVGRLVGVKGVDKLILSMPHILVKYPNAKLVIVGVGDLQEYLSNLTRAIKMDKYVKFRFDFISEEERIIHYAACDVAAFPSFYEPFGIVTLEAMAMEKPVVVGAAGVSGMREIVICCGDEQCGFHIDPNNPSDIAWGIMSALESPEKRLWLGKNARKRVLEEFTWDKISKRTLEIYEGIQRR from the coding sequence ATGAAAATTTCTGTTCTTGTTTATGAATATCCTCCAAAAATCGTTGGGGGCTTGGGTACTTATGCTTCTGAAATTACCCGTAAATTTGTTCTCTTAGACCATGACGTGGCAGTGTTTACCATGAACGATGATGAGGGCACGCTGCCCACCCGCGAAATCTGGCGCGGCATAGAAATCTACCGCCCCTTGCACCTTGACGTTTCTGATTCGCTGCCTGATGTCATAGCCGAAGACATACGCAAATGGGGACGAGGTATACATTTCTTTAGCAAACTGCTAGTTTACAATTATTTGACGGCGGCAAAACTGGTTAATGAACTCATCAAACGCGACTCCATAACGTATGATTTGGTTGTTGCCCACGATTGGCTCTCGGTTATGGGGGGTATCACGGTTAAGAAGGAGGCAGGGTTGCCTTTGGCTTTTCACGTGCACTCTACCGAGTATGGGCGTACGATGGGAACTGGCAGCAGCGTAGTGAGCAATATTGAACTTCGCGGTGGCAAAATGGCTGATGTCATAGTGACGGTTTCTCACGCCATGAAAGATGAGCTGGTGCATCTTGGTTTTCCCAAAGAAAAAATCCAAGTCGCCTACAACGGCGTAGACCCCCAAAAATATGACCCCAAAACCGTAACCAAAGAACAAACCCGCAAAATACGCGAATTCTACGGCTTAACAGAGGATGATTTGATGATTCTTTTCGTAGGTAGGCTCGTTGGGGTTAAAGGTGTTGACAAACTCATCTTGTCCATGCCCCACATACTGGTAAAATACCCCAACGCCAAGCTGGTCATCGTAGGCGTAGGCGACCTGCAAGAGTACCTTTCAAACTTGACACGCGCCATAAAAATGGACAAATACGTCAAGTTCCGCTTCGACTTCATATCAGAAGAAGAACGCATAATCCACTACGCAGCCTGCGACGTAGCCGCGTTCCCAAGCTTTTATGAACCCTTTGGCATCGTAACCTTAGAAGCCATGGCTATGGAAAAACCCGTAGTTGTAGGCGCAGCAGGCGTTAGCGGCATGCGCGAGATAGTTATTTGCTGCGGCGATGAACAATGTGGCTTTCACATAGACCCAAACAACCCTTCTGATATTGCTTGGGGAATCATGAGTGCGCTAGAGAGCCCTGAGAAACGCCTCTGGCTAGGCAAAAATGCGCGAAAACGGGTCCTTGAAGAATTCACTTGGGACAAAATCAGCAAAAGAACCCTTGAAATCTACGAAGGCATCCAAAGACGCTAA
- the pstS gene encoding phosphate ABC transporter substrate-binding protein PstS, whose protein sequence is MKTSYMIGIAIVAIAIIAGSIVAYTYMAAPADEPSPSATTSPSATPTATPPASTISLSGQGASFPYPLLSTMITEYTESVAPNTMINYQPVGSGGGISALIAKTSDFAGSDAPLKASEAEQAPNALHIPETIGAVTVAYNLPDIPAGVHLTGEIVADIFAGTITMWNDPAIQDINAGTTLPEHEILVVHRADSSGTTFIFTGYLTAMSTSWADDLGQGKTVAWPVGVGAKGNSGVAAVIIGQPYAIGYVELAYALENDMTVAAIQNPSGNWVVPSLDSTSQAAAAAASAGLPAGADSWSNVDILNAPGNDAYPIVSFSYLIVYQELNVVEGMTQEKAETLVDFLWYVVHDGQDFAAGLEYAPIPDNVVQLNEATLQSITFNGHTVYTS, encoded by the coding sequence ATGAAAACTTCGTATATGATAGGTATCGCAATAGTCGCAATAGCCATAATCGCAGGAAGCATAGTAGCATACACGTATATGGCTGCACCCGCAGATGAACCCTCACCAAGCGCAACCACATCACCAAGCGCTACTCCCACAGCAACGCCCCCCGCAAGTACAATTTCATTGAGCGGACAAGGAGCTTCATTCCCGTATCCATTGCTCAGCACCATGATAACTGAGTATACAGAAAGCGTTGCACCCAACACTATGATTAACTACCAACCCGTTGGAAGCGGCGGTGGTATCTCTGCGCTCATCGCAAAAACTTCAGACTTTGCAGGTTCAGACGCGCCTCTAAAAGCCTCTGAAGCAGAACAAGCACCAAACGCACTTCACATACCCGAAACCATCGGAGCAGTAACAGTAGCATACAACCTACCAGACATACCAGCAGGAGTACACCTAACAGGAGAAATAGTTGCTGACATCTTTGCAGGCACCATAACCATGTGGAACGACCCCGCCATACAAGACATCAACGCAGGCACCACATTGCCAGAACACGAAATTCTTGTTGTCCACAGAGCAGACAGTTCAGGAACAACTTTCATCTTCACTGGTTACCTAACTGCAATGAGCACATCATGGGCAGATGACCTTGGACAAGGCAAAACTGTTGCATGGCCAGTAGGTGTTGGTGCAAAAGGCAACTCAGGAGTAGCAGCTGTCATAATAGGTCAACCATACGCTATTGGTTATGTTGAGTTGGCATATGCTTTGGAGAACGACATGACTGTTGCAGCCATCCAAAATCCATCAGGCAACTGGGTAGTACCATCACTTGATTCAACATCACAAGCAGCCGCCGCAGCAGCATCAGCAGGTCTACCTGCAGGCGCAGACTCATGGAGCAACGTAGACATCCTTAACGCTCCTGGAAATGATGCATACCCCATAGTTAGCTTTAGCTACTTGATAGTCTACCAAGAACTTAACGTAGTCGAAGGCATGACTCAGGAAAAAGCAGAAACACTAGTCGACTTCCTGTGGTATGTGGTACATGACGGTCAAGACTTCGCAGCAGGCCTTGAATACGCACCGATTCCAGACAACGTGGTTCAACTAAACGAAGCCACACTACAGTCAATAACCTTCAACGGCCACACCGTATACACAAGCTAA
- a CDS encoding ribbon-helix-helix domain-containing protein codes for MSEVKVVSAKVPQELYSELVLRVPEGERSDFIREAILEKLQKTPRADKLLQLEGRMSKIESELAQVRKYLADLELLTYGQQKTNPHSFCIDELDHKIVDYLLHYKGATTPELAQYLNVNRWLVLGRLRKIQKNSKKQHGKPIIDYYAGEKSGKKKAWWINEDLTQDE; via the coding sequence TTGAGTGAAGTTAAAGTGGTTTCTGCAAAGGTTCCACAGGAGCTGTATAGTGAGTTGGTTTTGCGTGTTCCTGAAGGGGAGCGTAGCGATTTTATCAGGGAAGCCATACTTGAGAAGCTGCAAAAGACGCCTAGGGCGGATAAGTTGTTGCAGTTGGAGGGACGTATGAGCAAAATTGAAAGCGAGTTGGCGCAGGTGCGCAAATACTTGGCGGATTTGGAGTTGCTCACGTATGGACAGCAGAAAACAAATCCGCATAGTTTTTGCATAGACGAGTTAGACCACAAAATCGTCGATTACCTACTGCACTACAAAGGCGCAACCACCCCTGAACTTGCGCAGTACCTCAACGTCAACCGCTGGCTTGTTCTTGGCAGGCTGCGCAAAATCCAAAAAAACAGCAAAAAACAACACGGCAAACCCATCATCGACTACTACGCAGGCGAAAAATCAGGAAAAAAGAAAGCCTGGTGGATAAACGAAGACCTCACCCAAGACGAGTAG
- the pstC gene encoding phosphate ABC transporter permease subunit PstC yields MSSKIKGDTVFKGLTAVGAASAFVILIATAGVLLAGSTDALGRFGLDFLVGTKWVEGGVNQVFGVLPYILGTLVTSGIALLIGVPLSLGIAIFLVEFSPKTLRVPLAYLVELLAAVPSVIYGLWGIFVLRFWIRDLIEVPLHNSLGWIPIFSGTPFGLDVLTGGVILAIMIIPTIASVSREVISAVPNSIREGGYSIGATKWEVIKKWVLSYGRSGIFGAIILGLGRAVGETMAVTMVIGNTIGPAAIPTSLFKPSQTLASLIANNFLETVTGSMQQSAYMGAGLVLLLISVVINIAAYLMVTKVLKVKGGAVE; encoded by the coding sequence ATGAGCAGCAAAATTAAAGGGGACACGGTATTTAAGGGGCTAACTGCGGTAGGTGCCGCATCTGCATTTGTCATCCTTATTGCCACGGCGGGAGTTTTGTTAGCAGGCTCAACCGATGCGCTTGGAAGATTTGGATTAGATTTTCTGGTTGGAACCAAATGGGTTGAAGGCGGAGTAAACCAGGTATTTGGAGTTTTACCATACATACTAGGAACCTTGGTGACTTCGGGTATTGCTTTGCTTATCGGCGTGCCCTTGAGTTTGGGCATAGCAATTTTCTTAGTAGAATTTTCACCTAAAACGCTGCGGGTACCCCTCGCGTACTTAGTCGAGTTGCTGGCGGCGGTGCCAAGCGTAATTTACGGTTTATGGGGCATCTTTGTTTTACGTTTCTGGATACGCGACCTTATCGAGGTTCCCTTGCACAACAGTTTGGGGTGGATTCCCATATTTAGCGGAACACCTTTTGGGTTGGATGTTTTAACGGGGGGCGTTATCTTGGCTATTATGATTATTCCGACCATTGCGTCGGTTTCAAGAGAAGTCATCAGTGCTGTTCCCAACTCTATTCGGGAGGGAGGCTACAGCATCGGCGCAACTAAATGGGAAGTTATCAAGAAATGGGTTCTAAGTTATGGGCGCTCAGGTATTTTTGGAGCTATAATTTTGGGGTTAGGCAGAGCTGTGGGCGAGACCATGGCGGTTACGATGGTTATTGGCAACACGATTGGACCCGCAGCCATTCCCACGTCATTGTTTAAGCCTAGCCAGACGCTGGCGTCTTTGATAGCAAACAACTTCTTGGAAACCGTAACGGGTTCAATGCAGCAGTCAGCATATATGGGTGCAGGCTTGGTTCTGCTGCTAATTAGCGTAGTCATAAACATAGCAGCTTACCTGATGGTTACAAAAGTGTTGAAGGTCAAGGGAGGCGCAGTAGAATGA
- a CDS encoding DUF5752 family protein, translating into MDLSPAKYEVLEEMLLCDRPVKPTPFAKDIKREFPATMMHIIGLIRKGYVTSPEKGYYQITEAGKKALGVTVVDKQAAKAMLTSLPPEKAFHFYEKIATPLDLHARSLKDFSEKITQLSPEAIDFHVKREDFQAWLNDIGDCELSAKIELLKNRKLPPTEQKNKLVETIQNHYNNLTTTATQTQPT; encoded by the coding sequence ATGGATTTGTCACCAGCCAAATATGAAGTACTAGAAGAGATGCTACTATGCGATAGGCCCGTTAAACCGACCCCGTTCGCCAAGGATATCAAAAGAGAGTTTCCCGCGACTATGATGCATATTATCGGGTTAATCCGCAAAGGCTATGTGACTTCGCCTGAAAAAGGCTACTACCAAATTACAGAGGCAGGCAAAAAAGCCCTTGGAGTAACTGTCGTGGATAAACAAGCCGCCAAAGCCATGCTTACAAGCTTGCCCCCAGAAAAAGCGTTCCATTTCTACGAAAAAATCGCAACGCCCCTTGACCTGCACGCACGCAGCCTCAAAGACTTCTCAGAGAAAATCACGCAGCTAAGCCCCGAAGCCATAGACTTCCACGTAAAACGAGAAGACTTCCAAGCATGGCTCAACGACATAGGCGACTGTGAACTCTCAGCAAAAATAGAACTTCTAAAAAACAGAAAACTACCCCCTACAGAACAAAAAAACAAGCTCGTAGAAACCATCCAAAACCACTACAACAACCTAACCACAACAGCAACACAAACCCAACCCACATAA